One part of the Halostagnicola larsenii XH-48 genome encodes these proteins:
- a CDS encoding universal stress protein codes for MTIIAAVDRSDRASEVVAQAAELSTFVDEPVHVVHALTRSEFVNLGATSAQAEKPLDMDEVRDAAAEMAEESVPDINVPYETVGIVGDPADEIVEYAANVDARYIVVRPRRRSPAGKALFGSVAQSILLNASCPVVTIP; via the coding sequence ATGACGATCATCGCAGCAGTAGATAGATCCGACCGGGCCAGCGAAGTCGTCGCCCAAGCCGCCGAGCTCTCGACATTTGTCGACGAGCCGGTACACGTCGTACACGCACTGACCAGATCCGAATTCGTCAATCTCGGGGCAACGAGCGCGCAAGCAGAGAAACCCCTCGATATGGACGAAGTCAGAGACGCTGCAGCCGAGATGGCCGAGGAATCGGTTCCTGACATAAACGTTCCCTACGAAACGGTTGGGATCGTCGGAGACCCAGCTGACGAAATCGTCGAATACGCGGCGAACGTCGACGCTCGGTACATCGTTGTCCGGCCGCGACGGCGGTCTCCCGCCGGAAAGGCATTGTTCGGGAGCGTCGCTCAGTCGATTCTACTCAATGCTTCGTGTCCCGTCGTCACGATCCCGTGA
- a CDS encoding tripartite tricarboxylate transporter TctB family protein: MVLNKLKSNPLAAIFMLVAVVVIASANQFPDGGSLGPGFFPIIVSVGIIAFGIADILVDDDTQLEMSDFSITPAVIMFAFLVGYLLLMPITGFLVGTMLFLPIALYYSTVRSKLMIALISIGLPILLFYVFSQVFMVRLPEGIIPVSRLLPQLPV; this comes from the coding sequence ATGGTTCTTAACAAACTCAAATCCAACCCGCTCGCCGCAATCTTCATGCTGGTTGCGGTCGTGGTTATCGCTTCCGCAAACCAATTCCCGGATGGAGGCAGTCTCGGACCAGGATTCTTCCCGATTATCGTCTCGGTCGGGATCATCGCGTTCGGAATCGCTGACATCCTCGTCGACGACGATACCCAACTCGAGATGAGCGACTTCTCGATCACGCCTGCGGTAATCATGTTCGCGTTCCTGGTCGGCTATCTACTGTTGATGCCAATTACGGGCTTTCTCGTCGGAACGATGCTGTTCCTACCGATTGCGCTGTATTACTCAACCGTTCGGTCCAAACTGATGATCGCGCTGATCTCGATCGGACTGCCGATACTGCTCTTTTACGTCTTTAGCCAGGTGTTCATGGTTCGATTGCCAGAAGGAATCATCCCGGTTTCCCGCCTCTTGCCACAACTTCCAGTGTGA